From a region of the Deltaproteobacteria bacterium genome:
- a CDS encoding glycosyltransferase, with the protein MRILLATMQFARGYAQGTERYVGVLGEGLRERGHEVLVLAGDPERRGPQTALGEPVPHELRVAHYPSAGWTGVRGLAAEALLPLLERERPDLVHLANPAHIGVGLIDAASLRGMPTVVTIMDYWWLCPKHTLAHHSGRICDADVTWRECLRCIGAGDPRPALRAAGRLPGVGAAVLAGAYFSRARLRHGGDGELARWRHRQELLHGALARADAVIFPSAGTRGRLGSRLDPARLHEVPYGLEPRWFALRAPRAPTAPGDPARCTLGFAGALAPHKGAHLLLQAVRSLDWTRTRVRIAGGGGDDRYLRQLRDLARGSNVEFVGRVAPAEMPAFLRTLDLLVLPSTWPENLPFVVLEAQALGLPVLAARIDGVTEAVPEAQLFAVGSSSDLARRLAEWLRDPAGPPPRRPVATADEMVESTLQVYEVARARRAAPDRGR; encoded by the coding sequence GTGAGGATCCTCCTCGCCACGATGCAGTTCGCGCGCGGCTATGCGCAGGGCACGGAGCGCTACGTCGGCGTGCTCGGTGAAGGCCTGCGCGAGCGCGGCCACGAGGTCCTGGTCCTGGCCGGCGATCCCGAGCGCCGGGGCCCGCAGACGGCGCTCGGCGAGCCCGTTCCCCACGAGCTCCGCGTCGCCCACTATCCCTCGGCGGGCTGGACGGGGGTTCGCGGGCTCGCCGCGGAGGCCCTGCTGCCCCTGCTCGAGCGCGAGCGGCCCGACCTGGTCCACCTGGCGAACCCTGCTCATATCGGTGTCGGTCTGATCGACGCGGCCTCGCTGCGCGGGATGCCCACGGTGGTGACGATCATGGACTACTGGTGGCTGTGCCCCAAGCACACGCTGGCGCACCACAGCGGCCGGATCTGCGATGCCGACGTGACCTGGCGGGAGTGCCTGCGCTGCATCGGGGCCGGCGATCCGCGCCCGGCGCTGCGGGCCGCGGGGAGGCTCCCGGGAGTGGGCGCGGCGGTCCTGGCGGGTGCGTACTTCAGCCGTGCCCGGCTGCGCCACGGTGGGGACGGCGAGCTGGCCCGCTGGCGGCATCGCCAGGAGCTCCTGCACGGCGCTCTCGCTCGCGCCGACGCCGTCATCTTCCCCTCGGCGGGCACCCGCGGGCGGCTCGGGTCGCGGCTGGATCCCGCGCGGCTGCACGAGGTGCCCTACGGGCTCGAGCCGCGCTGGTTCGCTTTGCGCGCGCCGCGTGCTCCGACCGCCCCGGGCGATCCGGCTCGCTGCACGCTCGGCTTCGCGGGCGCGCTCGCGCCGCACAAGGGCGCGCACCTGCTGCTGCAGGCGGTGCGCAGTCTCGACTGGACCCGGACCCGGGTGCGCATCGCGGGCGGGGGCGGCGACGATCGATACCTCCGCCAGCTCCGCGACCTGGCCAGGGGCTCGAACGTGGAGTTCGTGGGCCGCGTGGCCCCCGCCGAGATGCCGGCGTTCCTGCGCACGCTCGATCTCCTGGTATTGCCGAGCACGTGGCCGGAGAACCTGCCCTTCGTGGTGCTGGAAGCCCAGGCGCTCGGGCTACCGGTGCTGGCCGCCCGGATCGACGGCGTCACCGAGGCCGTCCCGGAGGCGCAGCTCTTCGCGGTCGGCTCCTCGAGCGATCTCGCCCGGCGCCTGGCCGAGTGGCTGCGCGATCCCGCCGGTCCGCCGCCCCGCCGGCCTGTCGCCACCGCAGACGAGATGGTCGAGAGCACGCTCCAAGTCTACGAGGTCGCACGCGCCCGCCGGGCAGCGCCGGACCGCGGACGCTAG
- the gmd gene encoding GDP-mannose 4,6-dehydratase, with product MSDATRRALITGITGQDGSYLAEFLLAKSYQVIGVTRRTSSHRNERIAHIEPRLHLVSADLLDQSSLASVLAEARPHEVYNLAAQSFVPTSWSQPVLTAEFTAVGVTRLLEAIRSVDPTIRFYQASSSEMFGKVQQTPQNESTPFHPRSPYGVAKCYGHWITVNYRESYGLHASSGILFNHESPRRGLEFVTRKVTDGAARIALRLATELPLGNLEAQRDWGYAGDYVEAMWMMLQQPAAEDYVIATGESHSVRELVEIAFEHVGLDWRRHVRLDPRFVRPAEVDLLQGDASKARDRLGWKPRVSFRQVVEMMVDADLERLRS from the coding sequence ATGTCCGACGCGACACGGCGCGCGCTCATCACCGGGATCACCGGCCAGGACGGCTCGTACCTCGCCGAATTCCTGCTCGCCAAGAGCTACCAGGTGATCGGCGTGACCCGCCGCACGAGTAGCCACCGCAACGAGCGCATCGCCCACATCGAGCCGCGCCTGCATCTGGTTTCGGCCGACCTGCTCGACCAGAGCTCGCTCGCGAGCGTCCTCGCCGAGGCGCGGCCGCACGAGGTCTACAACCTGGCCGCGCAGAGCTTCGTGCCCACCTCGTGGTCGCAACCGGTGCTGACCGCCGAGTTTACGGCCGTCGGCGTGACCAGGCTGCTCGAGGCGATCCGGAGCGTCGATCCTACGATCCGCTTCTACCAGGCCAGCTCGAGCGAGATGTTCGGCAAGGTGCAACAGACGCCTCAGAACGAGAGCACGCCCTTCCACCCCCGCAGCCCGTACGGCGTCGCGAAGTGCTACGGGCACTGGATCACGGTGAACTACCGCGAGTCGTACGGGCTCCACGCCTCCTCGGGAATCCTCTTCAACCACGAGTCCCCGCGCCGCGGCCTCGAGTTCGTGACGCGCAAAGTGACCGACGGCGCAGCGCGGATCGCGCTGCGCCTGGCTACGGAGCTGCCGCTCGGCAACCTGGAAGCCCAGCGAGACTGGGGGTACGCGGGCGACTACGTCGAGGCGATGTGGATGATGCTCCAGCAGCCGGCGGCCGAGGACTACGTGATCGCCACCGGCGAGAGCCATTCGGTCCGCGAGCTGGTGGAGATCGCCTTCGAGCACGTCGGCCTCGACTGGCGGCGCCACGTACGACTCGACCCGCGCTTCGTCCGTCCGGCCGAGGTCGACCTGCTCCAGGGAGACGCCAGCAAGGCCCGCGACCGGCTCGGCTGGAAGCCCCGCGTCTCGTTCCGTCAGGTGGTCGAGATGATGGTCGATGCCGATCTCGAGAGGCTGCGCAGCTAG
- a CDS encoding undecaprenyl-phosphate glucose phosphotransferase, giving the protein MLRRRHEIFRGLLLLGDLLLVGASWLGAYALRFHAGFPVPLGIPPVEPYLSVLVLLLPGWAWVFRSRGLYAPQRVDSPLSEVAAVAAAGTTVVVLLVVAGFFVRSYFFSRGAVLLFWGLSVTSVAVFRLVAREVLFALHRRGRHLSSALVVGGGRLAEQVIDRIHERPQLGLRVVGVLAEARSPRVRGVPVLGRYEQVKPVLHLCGARQVVLALPREDAERLEPLLDQLEDELVDIRLVPDVLHLATLGSSIEDFDGLPVINLRESPLVGWAAIQKRLFDVAVSALLLAVATPVMAVIALAIRLTSGAPVLYRQERMGLDGHVFRMLKFRTMVDDAERDTGPVWARRDDPRETRVGSFLRRTSLDELPQLWNVLSGEMSLVGPRPERPVFIEQFRREVPGYMLRHKVKAGLTGWAQVHRWRGDTSLHERIEHDLYYIRNWSLGLDVRILLMTLWRVRLPD; this is encoded by the coding sequence GTGCTGCGGCGCCGCCACGAGATCTTCCGCGGCCTCCTCCTGCTCGGCGATCTGCTGCTCGTCGGCGCCTCGTGGCTCGGTGCCTACGCGCTGCGCTTCCACGCCGGGTTCCCCGTTCCGCTCGGGATTCCACCCGTCGAGCCGTACCTCTCGGTGCTGGTGCTGCTCCTGCCGGGCTGGGCCTGGGTCTTCCGCAGCCGCGGCCTCTACGCGCCGCAGCGGGTGGACTCGCCCCTCTCCGAGGTCGCCGCGGTCGCGGCCGCGGGCACGACGGTGGTGGTGCTGCTGGTCGTCGCCGGCTTCTTCGTGCGCAGCTACTTCTTCTCGCGCGGCGCCGTGCTGCTCTTCTGGGGCCTCTCGGTCACGAGCGTCGCGGTCTTCCGGCTCGTGGCCCGCGAGGTCCTCTTCGCGCTCCACCGCCGCGGCCGGCACCTGAGCTCGGCGCTCGTCGTGGGGGGCGGCCGGCTCGCCGAGCAGGTGATCGACCGCATCCACGAGCGCCCGCAGCTCGGCCTGCGCGTGGTGGGCGTGCTTGCCGAGGCCCGGAGCCCGCGCGTGCGCGGCGTCCCCGTGCTGGGCCGCTACGAGCAGGTGAAGCCGGTCCTCCACCTGTGCGGCGCGCGCCAGGTGGTGCTCGCGCTGCCGCGCGAGGACGCCGAGCGCCTCGAGCCGCTCCTCGACCAGCTCGAGGACGAGCTCGTGGACATCCGCCTGGTGCCGGACGTCCTGCACCTCGCGACCCTCGGCAGCAGCATCGAGGACTTCGACGGCCTGCCGGTGATCAACCTGCGCGAGAGCCCGCTGGTCGGCTGGGCGGCGATCCAGAAGCGCCTCTTCGACGTCGCCGTCTCGGCGCTCCTGCTCGCGGTCGCGACGCCCGTGATGGCCGTGATCGCGCTCGCGATCCGGCTCACCTCGGGCGCGCCGGTCCTCTACCGGCAGGAGCGGATGGGGCTCGACGGCCACGTCTTCCGCATGTTGAAGTTCCGCACCATGGTGGACGACGCCGAGCGCGACACGGGCCCCGTGTGGGCGCGCCGCGACGACCCGCGCGAGACGCGCGTCGGCTCGTTCCTGCGCCGCACGAGCCTCGACGAGCTGCCCCAGCTCTGGAACGTGCTCTCCGGCGAGATGAGCCTCGTGGGCCCGCGCCCCGAGCGGCCGGTCTTCATCGAGCAGTTCCGCCGCGAGGTGCCGGGCTACATGCTGCGCCACAAGGTGAAGGCGGGCCTCACGGGCTGGGCGCAGGTCCACCGCTGGCGCGGCGACACCTCGCTCCACGAGCGCATCGAGCACGACCTCTACTACATCCGCAACTGGTCGCTCGGCCTCGACGTGCGGATCCTGCTGATGACGCTCTGGCGGGTGCGGCTGCCGGATTGA
- a CDS encoding glycosyltransferase family 1 protein: MSQRARVVLHARVLWRPLTGVGHYASQLLRALAELAPPDLEVRAFPGPARGRERALAPVSRAPAPFRRRWPATERTRDVARRLLEPPYEALYRWRTRGFDLYHEPNHVPVATRVPTVTTVHDVSVLTHPEWHPAHRVHWYERHFERGRRQTCRFLAVSEFTKRELVERLGVPADRIDVTLQAARPGFVPRPPEASERQAVALEIPARFFLFVGTLEPRKNLAMLADAHARLPAELRRRHPLVLAGARGWDDEALRERLRLRQDAGEVRVLGYVDDETLAGLYGRCTALVWPSLYEGFGLPPLEAMACGAATITSNAASLPEVVGEGGVLLDPHDLPGWTDAMRRMAEDAAWREQWRHLGPRQAARFSWRRCAEQTAAAYRRALGRA; encoded by the coding sequence TTGTCCCAGCGCGCCCGCGTCGTCCTGCACGCTCGCGTCCTCTGGCGGCCGCTGACGGGGGTCGGGCACTACGCGAGCCAGCTCCTCCGGGCCCTCGCGGAGCTGGCGCCTCCCGATCTCGAAGTGCGGGCCTTTCCGGGGCCAGCGCGCGGGCGGGAGAGGGCGCTCGCACCCGTCTCCCGCGCGCCGGCGCCGTTCCGGCGCCGCTGGCCCGCTACCGAGCGCACCCGCGACGTCGCCCGCCGCCTCCTCGAGCCCCCCTACGAAGCGCTCTACCGCTGGCGCACCCGCGGCTTCGATCTCTACCACGAGCCGAACCACGTTCCGGTCGCCACGCGGGTGCCGACCGTCACGACGGTGCACGACGTCTCGGTGCTGACGCATCCCGAGTGGCACCCGGCCCATCGCGTGCACTGGTACGAGCGGCACTTCGAACGGGGCCGCCGCCAGACCTGCCGCTTCCTCGCGGTCTCGGAGTTCACGAAGCGCGAGCTCGTCGAGCGGTTGGGGGTGCCCGCCGACCGGATCGACGTCACGCTCCAGGCAGCGCGGCCCGGATTCGTCCCCCGGCCGCCGGAGGCGAGCGAACGTCAGGCCGTGGCGCTGGAGATCCCGGCACGCTTCTTCCTCTTCGTCGGCACGCTCGAGCCGCGCAAGAACCTCGCCATGCTCGCCGACGCGCACGCCCGGCTTCCGGCCGAGCTCCGCCGTCGCCATCCGCTGGTCCTGGCCGGAGCTCGAGGCTGGGACGACGAGGCCCTGCGCGAGCGGCTCCGGCTGCGGCAGGACGCCGGCGAGGTCCGGGTCCTCGGCTACGTGGACGACGAGACGCTCGCCGGCCTCTACGGGCGCTGCACCGCCCTGGTCTGGCCCAGTCTCTACGAGGGCTTCGGCCTGCCTCCGCTCGAGGCGATGGCCTGCGGGGCCGCGACCATCACCTCGAACGCCGCTTCGCTGCCGGAGGTGGTGGGGGAGGGCGGTGTGCTCCTCGACCCGCACGACCTGCCGGGTTGGACGGACGCAATGCGCCGGATGGCCGAGGACGCAGCCTGGCGGGAGCAGTGGCGCCACCTCGGCCCCCGGCAGGCCGCACGGTTCTCGTGGCGGCGCTGTGCCGAGCAGACCGCGGCCGCCTACCGCCGGGCGCTCGGGCGCGCGTGA